A genomic segment from Candidatus Methylacidiphilales bacterium encodes:
- a CDS encoding ferredoxin codes for MNLPFLRTKAGCFKICMQGPILLVYPDGIWYSRVTPEKIDRIIEEHLIGGKPVVEWIFAEHPF; via the coding sequence ATGAATCTGCCATTCCTGCGCACAAAGGCCGGATGCTTCAAAATTTGCATGCAAGGGCCCATCCTGCTCGTGTACCCCGACGGCATTTGGTACAGCCGGGTAACGCCGGAAAAAATCGACCGCATCATTGAGGAGCATTTGATCGGCGGAAAGCCCGTCGTTGAATGGATTTTTGCGGAACATCCGTTTTGA
- a CDS encoding clan AA aspartic protease: protein MGLIRTKILLSNPRYPEMSPVETNALVDTGAITMCVPQHVAVQLQIKETEKREVTVADGRRQLVAYAGPLQVTFQNRNSFGGALIMGDEVILGAIAMEDMDLIVNPARLLVTVNPDSPNFPMAIVK from the coding sequence ATGGGATTAATACGCACCAAGATTCTTCTGAGTAATCCGCGCTATCCAGAGATGTCCCCCGTAGAGACGAACGCACTTGTCGATACCGGGGCAATTACGATGTGCGTTCCGCAACATGTTGCAGTTCAACTGCAGATAAAGGAAACTGAGAAGCGCGAGGTGACTGTAGCGGACGGACGCCGCCAGCTCGTTGCCTACGCAGGCCCGTTGCAGGTGACTTTCCAGAACAGAAACAGCTTTGGCGGCGCATTGATCATGGGTGACGAAGTCATCTTGGGAGCTATCGCAATGGAAGACATGGATTTGATTGTCAATCCCGCCCGATTGCTCGTTACTGTGAATCCCGACAGCCCCAATTTCCCGATGGCTATTGTGAAGTGA
- a CDS encoding phospho-sugar mutase: protein MNSLESQVLDAVTAGHLLKSSADNIFFFLKEAGAEEWEKRSLEELVEGGQWTELNDRFYKTLSFGTGGLRGRSIGKVATKAEWGNKTGGPQPQYPAVGTNSMNFFNVSRATQGLLRYMLEYFTGEVPRLVVSHDTRYFSRQFAELIASVASQMGVDAFLFPEDRSTPELSFAVRYLKAHAGVMVTASHNPPHDNGYKVYFQDGGQIVEPHASKIISRVLEVKTGKIQTPAARPGKVALLDHSVDDAYIEAVSTLALEPGIIREQKSKLKLVYTPIHGTGIRITPRVLEKFGFNVSIVPEQAKGDGGFPTVKSPNPENAEALSLGLEQAKREGADLVLGTDPDADRMGVVIRDRNGEYQIITGNMIGSIMAAYRLERFFARGILTQANASHAVVIKTFVTTDLQRDIAAQHGVRCVDTLTGFKYIGEKLKIYEEQAGGRGSLNADSWRDILLKKSSFYVFGGEESYGYSGGDYVRDKDANAAVLMFAEAAAYAASKGMNLLEYLDALYLQHGYYSEKLGTLTFEGAEGAAKIRKLLESYKQSPPENFAGKRVERIQNFAEEDIKDIDGKAIPKELMLMFYLEGGFRIAVRGSGTEPKIKYYFFGKTKVQAPGDLPPAKEELKKVLDGLWEYTQENIKVRVG from the coding sequence ATGAATTCCCTGGAATCCCAAGTCTTGGATGCGGTCACGGCCGGCCACCTGTTAAAATCCAGCGCCGATAATATTTTCTTTTTTTTAAAGGAAGCGGGCGCGGAGGAATGGGAGAAGCGGAGCCTCGAAGAATTGGTGGAGGGCGGGCAGTGGACCGAACTGAATGACCGTTTTTATAAAACATTGAGCTTTGGCACCGGCGGCCTGCGCGGACGCAGCATCGGCAAGGTGGCCACGAAAGCCGAATGGGGAAACAAAACAGGCGGGCCGCAACCGCAATACCCGGCCGTAGGCACCAACTCGATGAATTTTTTCAATGTGAGCCGGGCCACGCAGGGGCTGCTGCGCTACATGCTCGAATATTTTACGGGCGAAGTTCCCCGGCTCGTTGTCTCGCACGACACCCGTTATTTCTCGCGGCAGTTTGCGGAATTGATTGCGAGCGTGGCCTCGCAAATGGGCGTGGACGCCTTTCTGTTTCCCGAGGATCGTTCGACTCCGGAATTATCGTTTGCCGTGCGTTATTTGAAAGCCCATGCGGGTGTGATGGTGACGGCCAGCCACAACCCGCCGCATGACAACGGATACAAGGTTTATTTTCAGGATGGCGGCCAGATTGTGGAGCCGCATGCGTCTAAAATCATTTCCCGGGTATTGGAAGTAAAGACAGGCAAGATCCAAACACCCGCCGCCCGGCCCGGCAAAGTGGCGCTCCTCGACCATTCGGTGGATGACGCCTACATCGAAGCTGTCAGCACGCTGGCGCTGGAACCGGGGATCATCCGTGAGCAAAAATCGAAACTGAAGCTGGTTTACACCCCGATACATGGTACAGGCATCCGCATCACCCCGCGTGTACTGGAAAAATTCGGGTTCAATGTTTCAATCGTGCCGGAACAAGCGAAGGGCGATGGAGGATTCCCGACGGTCAAGTCGCCCAACCCGGAAAATGCCGAGGCGCTTTCGCTCGGGCTGGAACAGGCGAAGAGGGAAGGGGCTGATTTGGTGCTGGGTACGGATCCGGACGCGGACCGCATGGGCGTCGTCATCCGGGACCGGAATGGGGAGTATCAAATCATTACAGGCAATATGATAGGCTCCATTATGGCCGCCTACCGCCTGGAACGTTTTTTTGCCAGGGGCATTCTGACCCAGGCGAACGCCTCCCATGCCGTGGTGATTAAAACCTTTGTCACGACCGATTTGCAGAGGGACATAGCCGCGCAGCATGGCGTACGATGCGTTGATACCCTGACGGGATTCAAGTACATCGGCGAAAAGCTGAAGATTTACGAAGAGCAGGCGGGCGGGCGCGGAAGCCTCAATGCCGATTCCTGGCGGGATATCCTCCTGAAGAAGAGTTCATTTTATGTTTTTGGCGGGGAGGAAAGTTACGGCTACTCCGGCGGCGACTATGTCCGGGACAAGGATGCCAATGCGGCCGTTCTGATGTTTGCCGAAGCCGCGGCGTATGCGGCCTCGAAAGGCATGAATCTCCTTGAATACCTTGATGCACTCTATCTGCAGCATGGTTATTACTCGGAAAAGCTGGGCACCCTGACGTTCGAGGGTGCTGAAGGCGCGGCCAAGATCCGGAAATTGCTCGAGAGTTACAAGCAAAGTCCGCCTGAAAATTTTGCGGGCAAACGGGTGGAACGCATCCAGAATTTTGCCGAGGAGGACATCAAGGACATTGATGGCAAAGCCATTCCGAAGGAACTCATGCTCATGTTTTATCTCGAGGGCGGATTCCGCATTGCCGTGCGAGGATCGGGGACCGAGCCTAAAATCAAATATTACTTTTTCGGCAAGACGAAAGTCCAGGCGCCCGGGGATTTGCCCCCTGCCAAAGAGGAGCTAAAAAAGGTGCTCGACGGCCTTTGGGAGTACACGCAGGAGAATATAAAAGTCCGGGTGGGTTGA
- a CDS encoding DUF1957 domain-containing protein, giving the protein MPQGYFALVLHAHLPFVRHPEHDEFLEEDWLYEAITETYIPLINMMDGLLNDGVDFRLTMSMTPPLCSMLRDPLLQERYIRSIDKSLELSIREIERTRHDPAFHELAWFYHNRLKDCHHVFCDKYHRDLVGAFRKFQDAGKLEIITCGATHGFLPLMAEYPEAVRAQILIARDHYRECFGRDPRGIWLPECAYYPGVEKFLQEAEIRWFIVDTHGIMHAEPRPRLGVYAPIYTRSGPAAFGRDMESSKQVWSAEEGYPGDPNYRDFYRDVGFDLDFDYIRPYIQPNGLRKFTGLKYYKITGRSSHKEPYRPAIAKEKTAEHAGNFMFNREKQVEHLAGALGIPPIILAPYDAELYGHWWFEGPDFINYFLRKAAYDQDVFKTITPAEYLEKYPTQQLATPSASSWGNKGYWEVWLEGSNAWIYQHLHVAAQRMTELARQFKDCYGLTDRAMKQAARELLLAQSSDWAFIMKTGTMVPYAVKRTKDHILRFNRLYEQIKSNQIDERFLGNCEWRDNIFPNVNWRYYI; this is encoded by the coding sequence ATGCCGCAAGGTTACTTCGCCCTCGTACTGCACGCCCACCTTCCCTTCGTCCGCCATCCCGAGCATGACGAATTCCTGGAGGAAGACTGGCTTTATGAAGCCATCACCGAGACCTACATCCCGCTCATCAACATGATGGACGGCCTGCTGAATGACGGGGTTGATTTCCGGCTCACGATGTCGATGACCCCGCCGCTCTGCTCGATGCTGCGCGACCCCCTTCTGCAGGAGCGTTATATCCGGAGTATTGACAAATCACTGGAGCTTTCTATCAGGGAAATCGAACGCACACGCCATGACCCCGCTTTTCACGAATTGGCCTGGTTCTACCACAACCGTTTGAAGGACTGCCATCATGTGTTTTGCGACAAATACCACCGCGACCTCGTCGGCGCCTTCCGCAAATTCCAGGACGCCGGCAAGCTGGAGATCATCACCTGCGGCGCCACCCACGGCTTTTTGCCCCTCATGGCCGAGTACCCCGAGGCCGTCCGCGCGCAGATCCTCATTGCCCGCGACCACTACCGCGAATGTTTCGGACGCGATCCCCGGGGCATCTGGCTTCCCGAATGCGCCTATTACCCCGGTGTGGAGAAATTTTTGCAGGAGGCCGAGATCCGCTGGTTTATCGTCGATACGCACGGGATCATGCACGCGGAACCGCGCCCGCGTCTGGGCGTTTACGCCCCCATTTATACCCGCAGCGGACCGGCGGCATTCGGGCGGGACATGGAATCCAGCAAACAAGTCTGGAGCGCCGAGGAAGGCTACCCCGGAGATCCAAACTACCGCGACTTTTACCGGGATGTGGGATTCGACCTGGATTTCGATTACATCCGCCCCTACATCCAGCCCAACGGCCTGCGCAAATTCACGGGGTTGAAATATTACAAAATCACGGGCCGGAGCTCGCACAAGGAACCCTATCGCCCGGCAATCGCCAAGGAAAAGACTGCGGAACATGCCGGCAACTTCATGTTCAACCGCGAAAAACAGGTCGAGCACCTGGCGGGCGCCCTCGGCATTCCGCCAATCATCCTGGCCCCGTATGACGCCGAACTTTACGGGCATTGGTGGTTTGAAGGCCCCGACTTCATCAATTATTTCCTGCGCAAGGCGGCGTATGACCAGGATGTTTTCAAAACCATCACTCCGGCGGAGTACCTGGAAAAATATCCCACCCAGCAACTGGCGACTCCCTCCGCCTCGTCCTGGGGCAACAAGGGATACTGGGAAGTCTGGCTGGAGGGTTCAAATGCCTGGATTTACCAGCATCTGCATGTGGCCGCGCAACGCATGACCGAGCTGGCCCGCCAGTTTAAGGATTGTTACGGACTGACCGACCGCGCCATGAAGCAGGCCGCGCGGGAGTTGCTGTTGGCGCAGTCGAGCGACTGGGCGTTCATCATGAAAACCGGGACCATGGTGCCGTACGCGGTCAAACGCACCAAGGACCACATCCTGCGCTTCAACCGCCTCTACGAGCAGATCAAGTCAAACCAGATCGACGAACGTTTCCTCGGGAATTGCGAATGGCGGGACAACATATTCCCCAACGTCAATTGGCGGTATTATATTTAG
- a CDS encoding DUF4912 domain-containing protein, whose product MAKLENTDVVEKTRPEPKAGTAGKNGGQTSSVEQKATPALSNRTPQDPRIRVPQSDFDNSARKFELEPTPSVSIPEPQVPEYEYLGELPQAYGTKKLHLVARDPYWLYACWDLTFEQIAHAQESAHDGKVFLQLYANDGQRTQQIQISPWSREWYLHVNQADARFHAEIGYYRQDGGFEIISRSGITATPRDTLSWRTDAQFVTIPMRFSYKDLFSMIEGHLLPDEDLAEALARLQRSGFKFPFEIGFPPELNEEAQRSLLEYMGGDFVRRIQAGSGEIVEIFRRRIQSELSSGQWRSSPFGASFGASFGARPREFFMHVNAELILYGGTDPKAKLRIDGKEIALGPDGAFSYHFNFNDGKYHIPIEATSPDGSEKRSALLSFLRLSEFQGDVEASTQTPRPEPLGKVD is encoded by the coding sequence ATGGCCAAACTCGAAAATACGGATGTGGTTGAAAAGACAAGGCCCGAACCCAAAGCTGGAACTGCCGGTAAAAACGGCGGCCAGACTTCCAGCGTAGAACAAAAAGCAACCCCGGCTTTAAGCAACCGCACTCCCCAGGATCCGCGCATTCGCGTTCCCCAGTCGGATTTCGACAACAGCGCCCGAAAATTTGAACTGGAACCCACTCCTTCAGTGAGCATACCGGAGCCGCAGGTTCCCGAATATGAATATCTCGGTGAATTGCCTCAAGCCTATGGCACTAAAAAATTGCACCTTGTGGCCCGCGATCCATACTGGCTTTATGCGTGCTGGGACCTGACCTTTGAGCAGATTGCCCATGCCCAGGAATCTGCGCATGACGGCAAGGTCTTTTTGCAACTCTACGCAAACGACGGCCAGCGCACTCAACAAATCCAAATCTCCCCCTGGAGCCGTGAATGGTACCTCCATGTCAATCAAGCCGACGCCCGCTTTCATGCGGAAATCGGCTATTACCGGCAGGATGGCGGCTTCGAAATCATCAGCCGCTCCGGCATCACCGCGACCCCGCGCGATACACTCTCATGGCGGACGGACGCCCAGTTTGTCACCATCCCGATGCGTTTTTCCTACAAGGATCTCTTCAGCATGATTGAGGGACATCTGCTGCCTGATGAGGATCTGGCGGAAGCACTGGCCCGCCTGCAACGCAGCGGTTTCAAGTTTCCCTTCGAAATCGGCTTTCCGCCGGAGCTCAACGAAGAAGCCCAACGTTCCCTGCTCGAATACATGGGGGGCGACTTCGTGCGCCGCATCCAGGCCGGCTCGGGGGAAATCGTGGAAATTTTCCGCCGTCGCATTCAATCGGAACTCAGCAGCGGGCAGTGGCGCAGCAGCCCCTTTGGCGCGTCTTTCGGAGCGTCCTTTGGCGCCCGCCCGAGGGAATTCTTCATGCACGTCAATGCCGAGCTGATCCTCTACGGTGGAACCGATCCGAAGGCCAAACTGCGGATCGACGGCAAGGAAATTGCCCTGGGGCCGGACGGCGCCTTTTCCTACCATTTCAATTTCAACGACGGTAAATACCACATCCCGATTGAAGCCACATCACCGGACGGCTCGGAGAAACGCTCGGCGTTGCTCTCCTTCCTCCGGCTTTCGGAATTTCAGGGGGATGTCGAAGCCTCGACCCAGACTCCCCGTCCTGAACCGTTGGGCAAGGTGGATTGA
- the hisF gene encoding imidazole glycerol phosphate synthase subunit HisF: MDSTACHAILEFFTTMLAKRVIPCLDVDGGRVVKGVRFVEIRDAGDPVEAARAYDRQGADELVFLDITASSEGRATMLDVVRRTAENVFMPVTVGGGIRTVADIRNMLQAGADKISVNTSAVNRPELISEGAGAFGSQCMVLAIDAKRKAGGGWEVYTHGGRTPTGKDVLEWVREGEKRGAGEILLTSMDADGTQAGYDIDLTRAVSEATCLPVIASGGAGKLEHFAEVLEQGKAQAVLAASLFHFGQLTIPQVKEYLHERGIPVRC, encoded by the coding sequence ATGGATTCCACCGCTTGCCACGCCATACTGGAGTTTTTTACAACAATGCTTGCGAAACGTGTCATACCTTGTCTCGATGTGGACGGCGGGCGGGTTGTCAAGGGGGTCCGCTTTGTGGAAATCCGTGATGCCGGCGATCCTGTCGAGGCTGCCAGGGCTTATGACCGGCAGGGAGCCGATGAGCTCGTTTTTCTGGATATCACAGCTTCCAGCGAAGGCCGGGCCACAATGCTGGATGTCGTGCGTCGCACGGCGGAAAATGTGTTCATGCCAGTGACGGTGGGCGGGGGGATCCGGACTGTTGCCGACATCCGTAACATGTTGCAGGCGGGCGCGGACAAAATCAGCGTCAATACCAGCGCCGTGAACCGCCCGGAATTGATCAGCGAGGGTGCCGGGGCTTTTGGCAGCCAGTGCATGGTACTGGCGATTGATGCGAAGCGGAAAGCCGGCGGAGGCTGGGAGGTTTACACCCACGGCGGGCGTACCCCAACCGGGAAGGATGTGCTGGAATGGGTCCGGGAAGGCGAAAAACGCGGTGCGGGGGAAATTTTATTGACCAGCATGGATGCCGATGGGACGCAGGCCGGTTATGACATCGATTTGACCCGTGCGGTCTCGGAGGCGACTTGTCTTCCGGTGATTGCCAGCGGAGGAGCGGGAAAACTGGAGCATTTTGCCGAGGTTCTCGAACAGGGGAAGGCCCAGGCGGTGCTGGCCGCCAGCCTGTTTCATTTTGGACAGTTGACGATCCCGCAGGTGAAGGAATATCTTCACGAGAGAGGCATTCCGGTGCGGTGTTAA
- the trpE gene encoding anthranilate synthase component I: MIFPTKDIFLELAKQGNLIPVYREIIADLETPMSAFIKLDTGDDTFLLESAEGGERFGRYSFVGSDPSLIFSVHGSKARIQEGEAVREYEIDGDPLVELQKLMAHYRPITYGELPVFYGGAVGYLSYEAVRFFEPTVPQAKLNDLKIPDAYFIVSDSLLIFDHLARRIKVLVNAHVRGDAGEAYDRAVLKIRELEKKLQRNVSHNVLGVRRDLATPKYTTNMTKDEYIRMTSRMQEYIGAGDIFQVVPSQRFSAPFERDPIELYRALRFINPSPYMFCLKFGGRALVGSSPETHVRCVDGKVEIHPIAGTRPRKSTPADDEAMSKELLADPKERAEHVMLVDLARNDVGRVCRYNTVQVTDFMTIERYSHVMHIVSHVVGDLNPEYSAYDVMRATFPAGTVSGSPKVRAMQIIAELEPTCRGIYSGAVCYFGFSGNLDSCIAIRTALVQDKTAYIQAGGGLVADSTPEGEYLESVNKAKAAMKALALANTFTDA; encoded by the coding sequence ATGATTTTTCCAACCAAAGACATTTTCCTGGAACTGGCCAAACAGGGGAACTTGATACCGGTTTACCGCGAGATCATCGCGGACCTGGAAACACCCATGTCGGCCTTCATCAAGCTCGACACGGGCGACGACACCTTTTTGCTCGAATCCGCGGAGGGTGGGGAACGATTCGGGCGTTATTCCTTTGTCGGTTCTGATCCGAGCCTGATCTTTTCCGTCCATGGGAGCAAGGCGCGCATCCAGGAAGGTGAAGCGGTCCGGGAATATGAAATCGACGGAGACCCGCTGGTTGAATTACAGAAACTGATGGCGCATTACCGCCCCATCACGTATGGGGAACTCCCTGTCTTTTACGGCGGAGCCGTGGGGTATTTGAGCTATGAGGCGGTCCGGTTTTTTGAGCCGACGGTGCCGCAGGCAAAGTTGAACGATCTGAAAATTCCGGACGCTTATTTTATCGTCAGCGATTCCCTCCTGATCTTCGACCATCTGGCGCGCCGTATCAAGGTGCTGGTGAACGCCCATGTGCGCGGGGACGCCGGGGAGGCTTATGACCGGGCCGTCTTGAAAATCAGGGAGCTTGAAAAAAAGCTGCAACGTAATGTCAGTCACAATGTCCTGGGGGTCCGGCGCGATCTGGCGACTCCCAAGTACACCACCAACATGACCAAGGATGAATACATCCGGATGACTTCGCGCATGCAGGAATACATCGGGGCCGGCGATATCTTCCAGGTGGTGCCTTCCCAGCGTTTTTCGGCGCCGTTTGAGCGCGATCCCATCGAGCTCTACCGCGCCCTGCGCTTCATCAACCCGTCCCCGTATATGTTTTGCCTGAAATTCGGCGGCCGCGCCCTGGTCGGCTCCTCTCCCGAAACGCATGTGCGTTGCGTGGATGGGAAGGTGGAGATCCACCCGATTGCCGGCACCCGGCCGCGCAAATCCACGCCCGCGGATGACGAGGCCATGTCGAAGGAACTGCTGGCCGACCCGAAAGAGCGGGCCGAGCATGTCATGCTGGTGGACCTGGCCCGCAACGATGTCGGGCGCGTCTGCCGTTATAACACCGTTCAGGTGACCGATTTCATGACCATAGAGCGCTATTCGCATGTGATGCACATCGTCTCGCATGTCGTGGGCGACCTGAATCCGGAATATTCCGCCTACGACGTCATGCGCGCGACGTTCCCGGCCGGTACCGTTTCGGGCTCGCCCAAGGTTCGAGCCATGCAAATCATTGCGGAACTCGAGCCCACCTGCCGCGGCATTTATTCCGGAGCGGTCTGTTATTTCGGATTTTCCGGCAACCTGGATTCCTGCATCGCCATCCGCACGGCCCTGGTTCAGGACAAGACCGCCTATATCCAGGCGGGCGGCGGGTTGGTGGCCGACTCGACGCCGGAAGGCGAATATCTGGAGAGTGTGAACAAGGCAAAAGCCGCCATGAAAGCCCTGGCGTTGGCCAATACATTTACCGATGCCTGA
- a CDS encoding aminodeoxychorismate/anthranilate synthase component II — protein MLLVIDNYDSFTYNLVQYFGELGAEPVVKRNDQITVEEIRKLAPTQIVISPGPGTPLDAGISNDVIREFGKKIPLFGVCLGHQCIGHVFGGEVVRAPRLMHGKTSPIHHDGKGVFAGLPDPFDATRYHSLIVREESLPACLEITARTAEKEIMGLRHREYPIHGVQFHPESILTREGMRLLKNFLKL, from the coding sequence ATGCTGCTGGTCATTGATAACTACGATTCGTTCACCTACAACCTGGTCCAGTACTTCGGGGAACTGGGCGCGGAACCTGTGGTCAAACGCAATGATCAGATCACGGTGGAGGAAATCCGAAAACTCGCCCCGACACAGATTGTGATTTCGCCGGGGCCTGGCACGCCGCTGGATGCCGGAATTTCCAATGATGTCATCCGGGAATTCGGGAAAAAGATTCCGCTTTTCGGGGTCTGCCTGGGGCATCAATGCATCGGGCATGTTTTCGGCGGGGAAGTGGTGCGGGCGCCGCGCCTGATGCACGGCAAGACTTCGCCGATCCACCACGACGGCAAGGGCGTCTTTGCGGGCCTTCCGGACCCTTTTGACGCGACGCGTTATCATTCCCTGATTGTGCGTGAGGAAAGCCTGCCCGCCTGTCTTGAGATCACCGCCCGCACGGCTGAAAAGGAAATCATGGGCCTGCGCCACAGGGAATATCCGATTCACGGCGTGCAGTTCCATCCCGAATCCATCCTGACGCGGGAAGGCATGCGCTTGTTGAAAAACTTCCTAAAACTTTAA
- a CDS encoding dienelactone hydrolase family protein translates to MLITRSIGYLAAALVLAADCTLHAQENPPAQPQFKGELIYLRDYGTDDIAYLVVPEQPPACGIVIVPDGYGIDAEIKKQADALSRKGYLVLVADLYNGAVTPNPQQADRMIADLMEKSVLASLKTSVNFFQTSPRFKVDKVAMVAVGGTASHVAKFVLKKDSGLTSVVFLEPPALPAQELLDGIRCPAQFLAGPDCRIESTVRAALVQNKSASIEIRDVPAGPNGRKGMGSKEWTAAEEFIRRGLTQEKKENILQKLFD, encoded by the coding sequence ATGCTAATCACGAGATCAATCGGATATCTTGCCGCAGCGCTTGTTTTGGCTGCGGACTGTACGCTGCATGCCCAGGAGAACCCGCCGGCCCAGCCCCAATTCAAGGGGGAGCTCATTTACCTGCGGGATTATGGCACGGACGATATTGCGTATCTTGTCGTACCGGAGCAGCCGCCCGCGTGCGGCATCGTGATCGTGCCGGATGGTTACGGCATTGATGCGGAAATTAAAAAGCAGGCCGACGCCCTTTCCCGGAAGGGATACCTTGTCTTGGTGGCCGACCTTTACAATGGCGCGGTAACACCCAATCCGCAGCAGGCCGACCGGATGATCGCCGACCTGATGGAAAAGTCCGTGCTGGCATCCTTGAAAACGTCGGTGAACTTTTTTCAAACCAGCCCGCGTTTCAAGGTGGATAAGGTTGCCATGGTGGCGGTGGGGGGAACGGCTTCCCATGTGGCCAAATTCGTCTTGAAAAAGGATTCGGGCCTGACATCCGTGGTTTTTTTGGAACCGCCCGCCCTGCCGGCGCAGGAGTTGTTGGATGGAATCCGCTGCCCGGCGCAGTTCCTGGCCGGTCCGGATTGCCGGATCGAGAGCACGGTGCGCGCGGCTCTGGTGCAGAATAAATCGGCATCCATTGAAATTCGCGATGTGCCTGCCGGCCCCAACGGCAGAAAAGGCATGGGCTCGAAGGAATGGACTGCGGCCGAGGAATTTATCCGCCGGGGCCTGACGCAGGAAAAGAAGGAAAACATCCTGCAGAAGTTGTTTGATTAA
- a CDS encoding VTT domain-containing protein codes for MIEFLKNLYSTEGITQIISSGGLLVLVAIVFSETGLLLGFFLPGDALLVTAGVVSAKIGVDGAPVLNVWMVLIGLTFAAILGVQTGYWLGRRTGRAIFNRPDGRIFKKRYVNEAHEFYIKHGGKAVVIAQFLPMFRTFVPFMAGVAEMPYRRFVFFNIFGGFIWIWSLVGLGYFLGLTPLTKRLDLIILTVIAVSFIPIVVGAINRYLKSRRTLSSES; via the coding sequence ATGATTGAATTTCTAAAAAACCTCTACAGCACCGAAGGCATCACCCAGATCATCTCTTCCGGCGGCCTTTTGGTTCTGGTTGCCATCGTGTTTTCTGAAACAGGCCTGTTGTTGGGATTTTTTCTGCCGGGCGATGCCCTGTTGGTGACCGCAGGGGTGGTGTCGGCAAAGATCGGCGTTGACGGGGCTCCGGTACTGAATGTCTGGATGGTGCTGATCGGCCTGACTTTTGCCGCCATTCTGGGCGTCCAGACCGGCTACTGGCTGGGACGGAGGACCGGACGCGCGATTTTCAACCGCCCCGACGGGCGCATTTTCAAGAAGCGTTATGTCAACGAGGCCCATGAGTTTTACATCAAGCATGGCGGCAAGGCGGTTGTGATCGCCCAGTTTCTGCCCATGTTCCGCACTTTTGTGCCGTTCATGGCGGGCGTCGCCGAAATGCCCTACCGCCGTTTTGTATTTTTTAATATCTTCGGCGGCTTTATTTGGATCTGGAGCCTGGTCGGCCTGGGCTATTTCCTCGGCCTGACGCCTTTGACGAAGAGGCTGGATCTCATCATTTTGACGGTCATTGCGGTTTCGTTTATTCCAATCGTCGTCGGAGCCATCAACCGGTATTTGAAATCCAGACGGACGCTAAGCTCGGAGAGCTGA